The Calditrichota bacterium genome has a window encoding:
- a CDS encoding type II toxin-antitoxin system HicA family toxin yields MGKLLESAGFAFTHQKGSHKYYRHTDGRWTCVPYHKGKDLPRPLIRTILQEIDMSVADYVTRLLET; encoded by the coding sequence ATGGGCAAACTTCTTGAGTCCGCCGGTTTTGCATTCACTCATCAGAAAGGCAGTCACAAATACTACCGCCACACAGACGGCAGATGGACCTGCGTTCCTTATCACAAGGGAAAAGACCTGCCTCGCCCCTTGATTCGCACAATTCTTCAAGAGATTGACATGTCGGTTGCGGACTACGTGACCAGATTGTTGGAAACATAA
- a CDS encoding type II toxin-antitoxin system HicB family antitoxin — protein MSRQFMVYVEWDAESKSYIGTVPGIRGAHSCADTLEELRANMKEVLELVLEQQGEDLTDHPEFVGLQSIAIAG, from the coding sequence ATGAGCAGGCAGTTCATGGTCTATGTGGAATGGGATGCCGAGTCGAAATCCTATATAGGCACAGTTCCCGGCATTCGCGGCGCACATTCATGTGCGGACACGCTCGAAGAGTTGCGAGCAAACATGAAAGAAGTGCTAGAACTCGTGCTCGAACAACAAGGCGAAGACCTTACGGACCATCCGGAGTTTGTCGGCCTGCAATCTATCGCCATAGCCGGATGA
- a CDS encoding SET domain-containing protein-lysine N-methyltransferase produces MPDSPYFEVRGSDIQGKGGFATKKIRKGTRIIEYTGELVPEDEGDRRYDDSKQKRHHTFLFQICDGAVAIDAAVGGNDARFINHSCNPNCEAVEERGRIFIEAIRGIHVDEELTYNYGLTGDGEEHDDWREKYRCNCGEPNCSGNMLIKPKKLKKVKKKAKSEKKDKKGKAKKKKVKS; encoded by the coding sequence ATGCCCGATTCTCCATACTTTGAAGTCCGCGGCTCTGACATTCAGGGCAAAGGCGGTTTCGCCACGAAGAAGATCCGCAAAGGTACGCGCATCATCGAATACACGGGCGAACTCGTGCCTGAAGATGAAGGTGACCGCCGTTACGACGACTCGAAACAAAAGCGTCACCACACGTTTCTGTTTCAAATTTGCGACGGCGCGGTAGCGATCGACGCGGCCGTCGGCGGCAACGACGCGCGCTTCATCAACCATTCCTGCAACCCCAATTGCGAAGCGGTCGAAGAGCGCGGCCGCATTTTCATTGAAGCGATTCGCGGCATCCACGTCGACGAAGAACTGACTTACAACTACGGTCTGACCGGCGACGGCGAAGAGCATGATGACTGGCGCGAAAAATACCGCTGCAACTGCGGCGAACCCAATTGCTCCGGCAACATGCTGATCAAACCGAAGAAGTTGAAGAAGGTCAAGAAGAAGGCTAAGTCGGAGAAGAAGGACAAGAAGGGCAAAGCCAAGAAGAAGAAGGTGAAATCATGA
- a CDS encoding SET domain-containing protein-lysine N-methyltransferase translates to MPIATKGEYWFVKKSKVHGRGLFARKDIPKDTKVIEYKGTRMPASALPDVDESDPDGHHTVIFSLDDGTLIDASRKGNAAQFANHSCAPNCDTIEEDGRIYIRSLKKIKKGQEIVYDYHLYLEGPFNKEWIKDYACHCGSRKCRKIMLNRKIPKKYLNLV, encoded by the coding sequence ATGCCTATAGCCACCAAAGGCGAATACTGGTTCGTCAAAAAAAGCAAAGTCCACGGACGCGGACTTTTTGCGCGCAAGGATATTCCCAAAGATACCAAGGTTATCGAGTATAAGGGCACGCGGATGCCCGCCAGCGCGTTGCCAGACGTGGACGAAAGCGATCCCGACGGGCACCACACCGTAATTTTTTCGCTCGACGACGGCACATTGATAGACGCTTCGCGCAAAGGCAACGCCGCGCAATTCGCCAATCATTCGTGCGCTCCCAATTGCGACACGATCGAAGAAGACGGGCGAATCTACATTCGTTCATTGAAGAAGATCAAGAAAGGCCAAGAGATCGTCTACGATTACCACCTTTATCTTGAAGGCCCGTTCAACAAGGAATGGATCAAGGATTACGCCTGTCATTGCGGTTCCCGCAAATGCCGCAAGATCATGCTGAATCGTAAAATCCCCAAGAAGTACTTGAACCTGGTCTGA
- the bshB1 gene encoding bacillithiol biosynthesis deacetylase BshB1 codes for MSEINTQHVDVLAIGAHPDDVELSCAGTLLRLKDLGYKVGMVDMTRGERGSRGSAEVRAVEAQDALKILGFEFREVLDLGDLQIQDTHERRVKVVECIRRHKPKLVLTHWWKDKHPDHIGTSALVKHAMFVAGAANFPADYDPHNPKRLLYWPSSWMMEPNVFVDITDYYEHKIRSARAHKSQFFDPDSTDPMTVLSQPAFFERLEVRARYFGDMIGVKYAEVFYMREPVKVNDPMTLCL; via the coding sequence ATGAGCGAAATAAACACACAACACGTTGACGTTCTCGCAATCGGCGCACACCCGGACGACGTTGAACTTTCCTGCGCGGGTACGCTTTTGCGGCTCAAAGATCTCGGCTACAAAGTCGGCATGGTCGATATGACTCGCGGGGAACGCGGCTCGCGCGGCAGTGCAGAGGTGCGCGCAGTGGAAGCACAGGATGCACTGAAGATTTTGGGCTTTGAATTCCGCGAAGTGCTGGACTTGGGGGACTTGCAAATTCAGGATACGCACGAGCGCCGAGTCAAAGTCGTCGAGTGTATTCGCCGTCATAAACCCAAACTCGTGCTGACGCATTGGTGGAAAGATAAGCACCCCGACCACATCGGCACAAGTGCGTTGGTTAAGCACGCGATGTTTGTGGCGGGCGCGGCGAATTTTCCCGCGGACTACGATCCGCACAATCCCAAGCGGCTGCTTTATTGGCCGTCATCATGGATGATGGAGCCGAACGTGTTTGTCGATATCACCGATTACTACGAGCACAAAATCCGCTCGGCGCGCGCTCACAAGTCGCAGTTTTTCGACCCTGACAGCACGGACCCGATGACGGTTTTGTCACAACCTGCATTTTTCGAAAGATTGGAAGTTCGCGCGCGCTATTTCGGCGACATGATCGGCGTCAAGTATGCCGAAGTCTTTTACATGCGCGAACCGGTCAAAGTAAATGATCCCATGACTTTATGCCTATAG
- the bshC gene encoding bacillithiol biosynthesis cysteine-adding enzyme BshC, translating into MLESVYFAIAYTSLTNMELAPPPALNRAQLSFDNLPGFGPAWQAVVCEAPAAEWLYARSPANPQACEAAARERLASFPFYPQLAEILTQEGKLYGIPEETLARLKLLAAGKAVMVVTGQQVGYLGGPLFTFIKAYHTVRMARALEATLKLPVLPLFWLEGEDHDLAEIRATHFPKPDGTVGSVEFAPANEIANQEVGRYEVGEQGLAGVHELLSNWENVSGEAADALEHSYSDADLSTAMGRLLAATLGPRGLLVCEGRNEGLKKLAAPLWEKVIDERETLRNTFFSRSEEVRARGFSGSMSPTPDAHFFYVVGKDFVRLPVSLDGAVRHPDGRTEHVTPDELKVKLASGKWTVSPKAGLRPLFQDFVLPSIAYVGGPGEMEYHAQLAPLYKLFGVTAPSLFPRMSVTIVDQKCDRTREKLTLSWEELFTTHEHDLIKKLMRGADEHDTTKLFSEIKTEIEAVINKLRPTLIDLDPTLEGALGTTIGKALHPLEHLEGKANKAIKQQHTVELGRLNRVLFAARPNGKPMERVYGTAWALLTFGVTEFLNMLDQVPADGAAHHIIITE; encoded by the coding sequence GTGCTCGAATCGGTATATTTTGCAATTGCTTACACATCCCTGACTAACATGGAATTGGCACCGCCTCCCGCCTTGAACCGGGCACAACTTTCTTTTGACAACCTTCCCGGGTTTGGTCCGGCGTGGCAGGCGGTCGTGTGCGAAGCTCCCGCTGCTGAGTGGCTATATGCGCGTTCCCCGGCGAATCCGCAGGCTTGCGAAGCTGCGGCCCGTGAACGCCTCGCGAGTTTTCCTTTCTATCCGCAGCTTGCTGAAATTCTGACACAAGAAGGCAAGCTCTACGGAATTCCGGAAGAAACACTTGCTCGTCTGAAATTATTGGCGGCGGGCAAAGCCGTGATGGTCGTGACCGGGCAGCAAGTCGGATATTTGGGCGGCCCGCTCTTTACATTTATAAAGGCATACCATACCGTCCGTATGGCGCGCGCACTTGAAGCAACATTGAAGCTGCCGGTGCTGCCGCTGTTTTGGCTCGAAGGCGAAGATCACGATTTGGCTGAGATTCGTGCCACTCACTTTCCAAAACCGGATGGAACGGTAGGCTCAGTTGAGTTTGCTCCGGCGAACGAAATTGCCAATCAGGAAGTCGGACGTTACGAAGTTGGTGAGCAAGGGCTCGCGGGCGTACACGAATTGCTTAGCAATTGGGAAAATGTTTCCGGCGAAGCGGCGGATGCGCTCGAACATAGCTACAGCGACGCGGATCTTTCCACAGCGATGGGCAGATTGCTCGCGGCGACACTTGGCCCGCGGGGACTTTTGGTTTGCGAAGGCCGCAATGAGGGATTGAAGAAACTCGCCGCGCCGCTGTGGGAAAAAGTGATTGACGAGCGCGAAACACTGCGTAACACTTTCTTTTCACGTTCCGAAGAAGTCCGCGCGCGCGGATTCTCAGGCTCGATGAGTCCCACTCCCGACGCGCATTTCTTTTACGTCGTCGGAAAGGATTTTGTTCGTTTGCCCGTCTCTCTGGATGGAGCGGTGCGGCATCCGGATGGGCGCACGGAGCATGTCACTCCCGACGAGTTGAAAGTGAAACTTGCGAGTGGAAAATGGACTGTCAGTCCGAAAGCGGGTTTGCGTCCGCTTTTTCAAGACTTCGTCTTACCGTCAATTGCCTACGTCGGTGGACCGGGCGAAATGGAATATCACGCGCAGCTTGCTCCGCTCTACAAACTCTTTGGCGTCACGGCTCCGAGTTTGTTTCCCAGAATGAGTGTTACGATAGTCGATCAGAAGTGTGACCGGACGCGCGAAAAGCTCACTCTTTCATGGGAAGAACTTTTCACCACACATGAGCATGACTTAATCAAAAAGCTGATGCGCGGAGCCGACGAGCACGATACGACCAAACTCTTCAGCGAAATCAAGACGGAAATCGAAGCCGTCATCAACAAGCTGAGACCGACGTTGATTGATTTGGATCCGACTTTGGAAGGCGCGCTGGGCACGACAATAGGCAAAGCTCTGCATCCTCTGGAACATTTGGAAGGCAAAGCGAACAAAGCCATCAAACAGCAGCATACCGTTGAACTTGGCAGACTGAACAGGGTGCTGTTCGCGGCGCGGCCGAACGGCAAACCGATGGAGCGGGTATACGGTACGGCGTGGGCGCTTCTGACTTTTGGGGTGACGGAATTTCTGAACATGCTCGACCAAGTGCCGGCGGACGGCGCGGCACATCACATTATCATCACCGAATGA
- a CDS encoding PEGA domain-containing protein, producing the protein MRIFLMLLVAWVVGLGSYLLIDRFWPGQTGAVMVVSSPPGAEIWMDLAPTGRATPADLREVPVGKHSFTVRLEGKRPQPFVQVVKVARDTRDSLIFIFDGDSSALTQKPDIPSATPPATVPPKVESIEERVKRELPNEVERRVPSSVDNSVLTGAEERKRPEPKLDAIEELREELGLPEPKVAERKTSEDKTPETKSPEATPAREIPKSTESVRTESETGSVEISSSVNGAQIVINDQQVPYKTPAVVSLPLGTHRISVEYPGYKSDPEEQVVRLSRIAGAQLVYFTLTEEQRARKEMTITTEPVQGAIFVDGDSVGNGLAVVAHDFGVYEISFGPVEGFLTPEPQRVVVTPAKPNPAITVKYARAFHVSAACINGGTVTTEGDIQWEIGIYDRDKGARASDTHGPKISKIPSSDKSGWELAMGDPNRNPTGADYIEFTFDLPDEVPPSTPLNLRLYIYRSNRKYPLSLSSRCEVTVTVNGRVFLDNFRPRHEQTDADSERYEEWSLQHSLVPGENRIMIRTGDKNQIFNYLWKFEVL; encoded by the coding sequence ATGCGCATATTTTTGATGTTGCTCGTCGCGTGGGTCGTTGGGCTTGGGAGTTACCTGCTCATCGACCGATTTTGGCCCGGCCAAACCGGTGCGGTCATGGTTGTCAGCTCGCCTCCGGGTGCCGAAATCTGGATGGATTTGGCTCCAACCGGGCGCGCCACCCCCGCTGATTTGCGCGAAGTGCCGGTTGGCAAGCACTCTTTCACTGTTAGATTGGAAGGAAAGAGGCCCCAGCCATTTGTGCAAGTTGTCAAAGTGGCCAGAGACACGCGAGATTCCTTAATATTTATTTTCGATGGAGATAGCTCGGCGCTTACGCAAAAACCCGATATTCCATCGGCCACCCCGCCTGCTACTGTTCCTCCTAAGGTCGAGAGTATTGAGGAGCGGGTCAAACGCGAACTTCCCAATGAAGTCGAACGGCGGGTGCCAAGCTCGGTTGACAACTCGGTCCTGACCGGGGCGGAGGAGCGCAAACGTCCTGAGCCCAAGCTCGACGCTATCGAAGAACTTAGGGAGGAGTTGGGACTCCCCGAGCCGAAGGTTGCCGAGCGTAAAACTTCAGAGGATAAGACCCCCGAGACAAAATCCCCGGAAGCGACTCCGGCTCGCGAAATTCCCAAGTCTACCGAATCCGTTCGCACGGAATCAGAAACGGGATCGGTCGAAATTTCCAGTTCCGTCAACGGCGCGCAGATTGTTATCAATGATCAGCAGGTGCCGTATAAGACTCCGGCTGTGGTTTCGTTGCCGCTTGGAACACACCGCATTAGCGTCGAGTATCCGGGATACAAGAGCGATCCCGAAGAGCAAGTAGTCAGGTTGTCGCGAATCGCCGGTGCACAGTTGGTGTATTTTACTCTTACTGAAGAGCAGCGTGCGCGCAAAGAGATGACGATTACGACCGAGCCGGTGCAAGGCGCCATCTTCGTGGACGGCGATTCCGTCGGCAACGGGCTTGCAGTCGTGGCGCATGATTTCGGAGTCTACGAAATTTCGTTCGGTCCGGTTGAGGGTTTCTTAACTCCCGAACCGCAGCGAGTCGTGGTCACTCCCGCCAAGCCGAATCCCGCGATTACGGTGAAGTATGCGCGCGCATTTCACGTCTCGGCGGCGTGCATTAACGGTGGTACTGTCACGACCGAAGGGGATATTCAATGGGAAATTGGTATCTATGATCGTGACAAGGGCGCGCGCGCGTCCGATACGCACGGCCCGAAGATAAGCAAGATTCCCAGCTCCGACAAATCCGGATGGGAACTTGCGATGGGAGATCCCAATCGCAATCCTACCGGTGCGGACTATATCGAATTTACTTTCGATTTGCCGGATGAAGTTCCGCCGTCGACGCCGCTCAATTTGAGACTCTATATTTATCGTTCGAACCGCAAATATCCGCTCTCGCTTTCTTCACGCTGCGAAGTGACGGTGACCGTGAACGGCCGTGTCTTTTTGGACAACTTCAGACCGCGTCACGAACAAACCGACGCCGACAGCGAACGCTACGAGGAGTGGTCTTTGCAGCACTCGCTGGTTCCGGGAGAAAACCGGATCATGATCAGAACCGGTGACAAGAACCAAATCTTTAACTATCTGTGGAAGTTTGAGGTCCTCTAA
- a CDS encoding rhomboid family intramembrane serine protease, which produces MKDRFKKLLQVPPLGFINPEMAWTEVVKFLILANVTVFAAQEILGLYPFFIENFALIPKQFFQGHVWTIFTYMFLHGGFSHILFNMLALWMFGSMLERVWGSREFLKYYLITGLGGGLCYALFNMDSYIPTVGASGAIYGLLLAYAVLFPNNVIYIWFVIPVRAKYFAIIFGAIEFLASFNQGSGVAHLAHLGGMVVGYVYLKWGRLRYSEPGRRMREWKKKMEESAKEREEQEIEDVRREVDDLLDKINKVGMDGLSRKEQERLEKASKFLRDRGLKP; this is translated from the coding sequence GTGAAAGATCGCTTCAAGAAGCTACTACAAGTACCTCCGCTCGGATTTATCAATCCTGAGATGGCGTGGACGGAAGTCGTCAAGTTCTTGATCTTGGCGAACGTGACCGTTTTCGCCGCGCAGGAGATTCTCGGGCTTTATCCGTTCTTTATTGAAAATTTCGCGCTGATTCCCAAGCAGTTTTTTCAAGGGCATGTGTGGACGATTTTCACGTACATGTTCCTGCACGGCGGATTTTCGCATATTCTGTTCAACATGCTCGCGCTGTGGATGTTCGGGTCGATGCTCGAACGTGTGTGGGGTTCGCGCGAGTTTCTGAAATACTATTTGATCACGGGGTTGGGCGGCGGACTCTGTTACGCGCTGTTCAACATGGATTCGTACATCCCGACGGTCGGCGCGTCCGGTGCGATCTACGGTTTGCTGTTGGCTTACGCGGTGTTGTTCCCGAACAACGTGATTTACATCTGGTTCGTGATTCCGGTGCGCGCGAAGTATTTTGCCATCATCTTCGGCGCGATTGAGTTTTTGGCGAGCTTCAACCAAGGCAGCGGCGTCGCGCACCTCGCGCACTTGGGAGGTATGGTCGTTGGCTATGTGTATCTGAAGTGGGGACGGCTACGCTACAGTGAGCCGGGACGGCGGATGCGCGAGTGGAAGAAGAAGATGGAAGAGTCCGCGAAGGAGCGGGAAGAGCAAGAGATTGAAGACGTGCGCCGCGAGGTGGACGATCTTTTAGATAAGATTAACAAGGTCGGAATGGACGGCCTGTCGCGGAAGGAGCAGGAACGGCTGGAGAAAGCCAGCAAGTTTTTGCGAGACCGAGGATTGAAACCTTGA